The Rhineura floridana isolate rRhiFlo1 chromosome 17, rRhiFlo1.hap2, whole genome shotgun sequence genomic interval acaagcacaattttttacattcactccaaagtcccattgattttcagcacattcataaccatgtctactcaaaagtaaatcctattgaattcaatgggatttactctggagatatgggattagcaatgcttttacccccacaaaagcaagtattgggaaggttttcaaaacactgcccaggatctgactcctacatacaagagggggaaaaactgaaatgtatatacttacccaatttatgagattttcagataaacggggggggggcaccattttctggccttgcaatgaggtttactagacactgccacaggtcaaacaaacacttcactgattggctgcaatcctgaatgggtggggttaaagctacgaagtgctatacagtagtttaaaaaaagatttaacgggggcggctgatgtttttatgtatatcttgagaactggaccacctagaaacttaatttttttaaaattaaagctgagaatcacccccctctgatggtgtcacctggtgtggtctgcacccccctCACCCTCCTAGTGACGCCACTAGGTTTTAAGTGcatatttttatcccagtctttaTCTGCATTGGACTAGAAACAgaatttatatatgttttattgtttattgcttGGGGGTGTTTTATGGAAAGCAATTTATAAATGGaatgaaagaaatgtaattaattaatgtaAACCAATTTGCCAACAGAAGAAAGCTTTGTGCATGAACTGAGTGGAAAGTTAGAGATAGCTATTTGAAACCCCATCTAGTCAGTGTTAATTAGTGCAATATGGCCTAGATGCTCCTTTGTTATAAAATCTTTCTTCTCTTTGCTTGCCTTATGTACCTCAGGTGTTTACTCATGTTGTAAAGGCAAGGGACAGACAAACAGGGGTGAGAAGCTAAGGGGAAGAATTCTGACGCTATACACAAATGCCAGCTTCCTGCAGATTTGGAGGCAGCATTTCAGAGCTGTCATTGCCTGTGTTGCACACATCCATTTTTGGTGTCTTGCCATGGTCTCTGATCAAACTGGCTCTTCAGGTTTTTGTAGCGTTTCAGATTTGTGCTCTGGAAAATCCAAAGCTAGCCCCCAGGAGCAAATGAGTATTGTAGCAATAGATCTCTGTGTTTCGTTGTGTTTGTGATGGGCACCTCCATCAGTACTGTGCATGATGGAATGGTTTTGGTGCTGTTGTTTTTGTTTCAATTTATTCATATATGGAAGTGTTTTATATATAGTGCACATACATTTTCatgtaacttttgttgttgttgtttttttaaaaaatacagcacTACCTCTGCTTCTCAGCAGTAGCCCATCATTGaggaatgcttttttaaaatgttcctttAGGAATAAAATTGACTATAATAGAGGCTGCTTGCAATCATGTCTAGTTCGTATTGTCACTCCAGTGACTTGTATAGGAGTTGGCTGCAGCTGGGAATTGAGGGGGGGAAACAGTCTTCTTGTTTCTCCCTCCCTGCAAATGCAGGCTTTCCCAGCCTTTGCTATTGCGTACTGTTGTCAAACTAATCAATTCTGAGAGTTTGCTTTTGAGGGTTGTAATTTTCAGTCAGTGGCTGCATGAGTGTATGTGGTcaccaggagtgtagttgtccagggtctcagggaatcttagaccctttagttttttggaagcagggtcccagcaggttccctatgtctccagcatcctgtgagccaatcagcatgaaaggagaatgtgttagccactgagaagagtcttctaacttacttgtcctttcctgctgattgtgtccagttctcagtagctaacacactcccctttcatgcttcttggctcctagggatgtctgttgttgtgggagaaggcattaacaaggctttctcaacccagcagcaaaaaagggggtggcTGTAACacaaagagaccctgcacttctgaacttgctactacactactggtggtcacatacatttaaagcagttatcataccactttaaacagtcatggctttccccaaagagtactgggaactgtagtttgttaaggtgccAAGAGacccctctcacagagctacatttccaagcaccgtttaaagtggtacaagagtCTTCtacgtatggtgtggatatgacctttAAAAAACCCCGGTGTGTTAATACTTTGGATTCTGCACTAgacaaggggttggactagatgaccttcaagCTCACTTCTAATTCTATGAAACGCACCAACATGATTTCACCCAGAACTGAGGGATGCGTCACTGCAGATTTTTGGATAGATTTCAAGCTGTTAGAGCAGAACAGGGGGTGGAAGGGTCTGCCTAACCCTTCCGTTCATTTGGCTTTCCAGCTCTTGTTTTTTGTTATCTTTGAGGTTTCGATGAAGCTGAGGCCCCACGTGCATGAATTCCTGGAAGCACTTGCCAAAATCTATGAGGTCAGTGCTTGCAACCTAACAGACCCTGTAGAGCGGGTGACAGGgcaacctttgaccctccagatgttggtgaacgaCATACCTAGCcatcggccatgcttgctggggctgatgggagttgtcgttcagcaacatctggagggccacaggttccccacccctgctggagGTAGTTGGCCGCAAATCTAAATTCTGCTGAATTCAACGCCCTGGCCCTATGAGCAGATTGTCGCTTACTGTGTGTCAGTGGCGCATGGAgaaggcatctggtgggccactgtgagaacaggatgctggactagactggcCATTGACTTGATCCAGCTGCCAGgttctttttatgatgttatgtAGCAGAATCCTGCCGGTgtaaagcttttttcttttttcaagaaCAGTTTGTAGGATACAACAATACTTAAACTATAAGTTGAAGGCATCGAACAGTTGCACACTTTCCTGATGCTCGTCATTCCAAAACATAGGCCGTTTCTCCCTCACTCCCATGAATCTCTTTTGCTGATTAACTGCCATTGCCTTAAAAAACAAAAGTGAATGTTCCCATTGTCACTATATTTTCTCAATCTGTTCAAATCAGAGGTGGTGctttactctcccccccccccagtgtttcGTTACAATTGTTTTGGCAATGGTTCATAAATTAATCGCTACCAACAGATCACTTTCTGTAAATGCTCTTTAAATATCCAAGAACTGTCTTGGGCTCCTGAGGGATAGCGTAGCCtcgcatagaatcatagagttggaaggggccttgtaggccatcgagtccaacccactgctcacagcaggaaatccacagctagagcatctcccgcagatagctgtccagcctctgcttgaagacatccagcgaaggggatcccaccacctccctaggcagtcggttccattgccgaaccgcccttactgtcaagaagttctttctaatgtccaatctgaatctacgctcctgcaacttaaaaccattagacctagtcctaccctctggggcagcagagaacaaatctgtaccctcctctatgtgatagcccttcaggtacttaaagagtgcaatcatgtcatccctcagccttctcttcaccagactgaacatgccaagttccttcaacctttcctcataagacttgttctccataccggctatcatcctcgtcgccctcttctggacccgctctaacttgtctatatctttctgaaaatgaggcgcccagaactgaacgcagtattccagatgaggcctgaccaatgcagaatatagtgggactattacttccctcgacctggaaactatagctctgtttatgcagcccaaaaccgcgtttgccttttttgccgcagcatcacactgctgggtcatgttcaacttgcaatccactacaattccaaggtccttctcacacgcactactgctaagccgggtatttcccatcctgtacccgtgtattttgtttttgtggcctaaatgcagaattttgcatttgtctttattgaatgtcattttattaatttcagcccaatttcctagtctatccaggtccctttggattttattcctgtcttccattgtgttagctatccctcccagtttcgtatcatccgcaaacttcataaggcttccctccaccccatcatctaagtcattgataaaaatgttgaagagtatcggccccaggacagaaccctgtggcactccactcgagacctccttccagtccgaagcagagccaccgacgaccactctttgagtacggttttccaaccagttgtgaatccacctgacagtatttccatgtagtccgcatttgactagtttgctaatcaaaaggtcgtgggggactttgtcaaacgctttgctgaaatctagatagatgacatctacagcatttccaccatctactaagctagtgacccgatcaaaaaaagagatgagattagtttgacaggattttttcttgacaaacccatgctggctccttctaatcacagcattgtcatctagatagttgccaatggactcttttattatccgttctaatatctttcccggtattgaagtcagactgactggcctgtaattccccggatcttcttttttaccctttttaaagagtgggatgacgtttgcccgtctccagtcctccggcacttcttctgttctccaggatttctcaaagatgatggcaagaggttccgagagtacatccgctagttccttcaatactctgggatgcagttcatcaggccctggagatttgaactcatttaggttaactaggtatttcctgactatctccttatcaatctcaaactgcagtcccgaccccttactgagattgctaccgatgcaaggttgcacactgttccctttttgggagaaaacggaggcaaaataggtgttgagcagttctgccttttcctcgttatctgtcaacattttgccatcctcattgagcagcagtctcactgtttcctttgtctttctcttgctttgaacatatctgaaaaacccttttttgttgttcttcgcttccctcgccagcctcagctcattctgggttttagctttccttacgctattcctgcaagcccgagccgctcgtcggtactcttcctaggtgatgcgtccttccttccattctttatacatgctcttttttatttttacctcctccaccagtcttccgtgtagccacattggtttttccgatgtcttccgtttttctttctctttggaattgtttgcgattgcgctttatgtaatacgttcttcatgaactcccatgctttttgggctccttttttctttagtctatctagccacgggatcctacccatcatttccctgagcttgctaaaatgggCTTTCTGCAAGAGCATTACAAACTGTGTTCCCCAAGCTCTGCGTGAGGACACTCCTcaaatatatgattttttttttctgaagacatggagagcacctgctttgcatgcagacggtcccaagttcagtccctgtgATCTCTAGTTAAAGAAGGATCAAGTAGCAAATGATGGGAAAGGCCtgctgtctgagaccctggagtggTAGGGAAAGGGTTATCCgccaactcctcctccccatgttgCTTCTCCACTCGAAACAAACCACTCTGAAGCTGTTTCTTGAAGAAATAAAGAAATGAGGGCATTGACAGTCTCTTCCACCCGTTTATGTGTAGCATGCCATTTAGGCACtctggcagagatggggaacctttggccctccgacgttgctgtactacaactcccatcagccccagcaagcgtggccaatggccagggatgataggggctgtagttaagcaacatccagagggccaaatgttccccatccctgccgttGGGTATTCCAAGACCTGACAGGAAACCAAGACCCGTGTCTTTTTGTTCCAGGTCTTTGTGTTCACCACTGCCAAGCAAGAGTATGCTGATAAAATTCTGGAGGGCCTTGGACCACAGAGGAACCTGATCAGGTGATGGTGGCCTTGTGGCTGTGGTGGCTTTGCTGCCCTCCCCCAAGCAGCCCATTCAAGGCAAACAGGTCATATAAAACCAGTTCTGTTCCaattacattggctgcctgtacgcttcccagcccaattcaaagtgctggttttgacctatgcagctgtttacagCCCAAGGTCTCAATATCTTCTGAGATGCCTCTCCCAATaggaacctacctggaccctgagatcttctgttgaggcccttctccaggtcccccctctgagggacgCTCGGAgcgtggtgacaagggagagggccttttcagttgtggctccccatcaggGGAACACACTCCCCACCCAGAGAGGTCTGCCTGTTGCCTTCATTTgacatcctttcggcaccaggtaaagacttagatttcccccccaggcatttgataggctAAGATGAtggttgtttttatttgtgtgctgccaaagctttctgcgGCTgtatgtgggtggtggtggttctttattgtttggctttatggtatgatatatttactTTTGTGTTTAGTAGCGCTGTaggtcgcttggagacctttgggtaataagcaactaataaacacaaacataatAATAATCCACCTGCCCCTGTCACTGCTGTTTGGCTCTCTCCTGCCCCCGCTccctgctcaataaacaggctgtCTGGAGAAGCCCTGGCTCTTGTGCTGAATGTTGCAATCTTGCAGAAGAAAGATACATTGCCTAAATCTCTTAATTTCCATCACTTTGCAGGCACCAGTTGTATCAAGAGGACTGCCTCTGTTGCAATGGCTCCTACAGAAGGGATCTCTCCGTGTTAGAGAGAGACCTGGACCGAACTGTGG includes:
- the LOC133372080 gene encoding CTD small phosphatase-like protein 2-B, producing MLGTYQEGPTLIRRGEEEEWVSMKLRPHVHEFLEALAKIYEVFVFTTAKQEYADKILEGLGPQRNLIRHQLYQEDCLCCNGSYRRDLSVLERDLDRTVAVANDRQAFPYQISNVILIPRWTGDPQDKELLGLIPVLEKLS